TCTCAATAAAAGCCTCAGATGCTGAGGCTTCCCTGGGCAGAGCCATGGTGCACACATGCCTCTAGTTTGTTGCTAGAGAAGAGAGAATGTCCTAGGTGGCCCCAGAGGGGCAAGTACTCAAAAGCGCATGTCCAAACTCTCTGATTCACCCAAAAAGAAGTCTTTTTCCTGTTGCTTTTGATTTGTACATTTTTGTTCTAATAAACCTCAGACATGACTATAATCTGCTTTTGAGTCTTGTGAGTCCTTTTTCTAAATCAGTAAAATTGAGGGGAGGGTGGCCTTCAGATATCCCGGACATAAAGGGACTTAGTACAATGTCTGGCAAGTAGTACACATCCAATATATGCTAGCTATGGAATTTAACTGACCCTGCTGAATGTGACAGGGGACTGACCTCACTGTACTAGAATATAGGCTGGGACTGCaggattttgtctgtttttctgaacCATGCTCTTGGAAGTGGGCAGGGATAACCTCTCATCAGTGAGGAAGCTAGAAAATATAACTCCAAGGTTTTCCCCTGGCCTCCCAGCCCTCTGGATTCTAAGTAAGAAGGTACCCTGTGAAGAAAATGGGTAGATATCCGACCTCTATCTGGGCCATTCTGAGAATGCACAACAGGGCAAACTCTCTTTATCAATTTGAAGGGTAACCAAAAGAATCAAAAACCTTGAGAGTGGGGGCTGGAGCCTGGACCCTTACTTTGGTAGCAGTCATCAGAGGCAGTGGTATTAGAAATgagtattgggacttccctggtggttcagtggctaaaactccacactcccaatgcagggggtctgggttctatccctggtcagagaatcaCATGCTGCAGCCAagggtttgcatgccacaactaagaactcACATGgtcaaataaatatgttttaaaaaaggaaataactaTCAGGAATTTCCCCAATGCAGCCAGAATCAAGCACACAGAGCCATTTCCGCCACACACTGGGCACCAGAGAAAGACAGTCTTAAACTGTGAGGACACTCtgtcaaaatttaaaagatagtTGGGTTGAGACTTCAGTTGAGGGCTAATCCAAGGGGAAGAGGAGCCCAGGGTACCCATCTTGCAATCCctttttgtatttgtgtgtgtgtgtgtgactgtggctCGCATAGAACCCTGTGcctgtgtccaactgttttcaaCCCTTCgactgtagcccttcagtctcctctgtccatggaatttcccaggcaagactactggagtgggttgctatttcctcctccaaaggatcttcccaacccagggatcaaatccacatctcttccattggcaggtggattctttaccactgcaccagctgggaagcccatccaaGTGGCCAGATctacgttgttgttgttcagccatcaagtcgtgtccaactctgtgcgaccccatggactgcagcaggctgggtttccctgtccctcaccatctcccagaatttgcccaagtagATCTAAGATACCTCGCAAAGAGATTTATACCtctaaaatacaataataattacAACAAAATCAGTTGTTATGTCacacatttatttactatttttcaaGTAAATTGCCTCGAGATGGATATAAGTCTAATCTCAATAGTGATACCAAGTGGAGTTTTCCTCTACCAGGTTCTTAAATATGGTGAGTGTATAATAATTGATAGAAGCTTGCTTCTTCTGCATGGGTGGTCTTTCTTTTGATCCCTTAATTATTTCGGGAGTTTTTAAACATGTCTTCCTTGCATTTTATATTGCACATTATAATCACCTCCCTGTCACTCTCACCATCACTGTTGTATGCTGTGATATCACTGTCACTCATGTTGCCATACAGTGTGttgtatttgggttgtttctttttataCGACTTGTAAAAGTGCTTCAATTCCCGTGAAAACAGTGTAACTGGAACATGCTTTTTATTTGCGTCTGAAACATGAGTGATGAACGGCTCAGAAACAGCTCTGCAAACAAGGCACTTTTCCTTGTAGCATCGACAAAACTTCACTGGATGAGGCCTAGATAATATTTCTGCCGTACCTCTGGCTGGGCATTTTAGTTTAAGATATCTCTGGCGTTTGGTCAGTTTATCTACACTTGATTGCTCAGGGAAGCTCTGATTCTGTGGATAGGGTAGAGGAGTTTTGGTTGGCTTGACCCGACACTGTAGACTTGGTGGCCAAGTTGGCTTGATGGCCTTCTCTGGATAGGATGGACTGACCTGACTGACTAGCTTATGGGCATGAGCCTGCCTATGTGCCTTTTTTGGACTGCGTGTTCTATGCAACTTTTCCTGGGGGGGTGATCCTAACACTTTTTTGGGAGCTGATGGCTTGGATGGTTTTTTTTGACTCGAGGGCCTGACTAACTTTTCTGCACTTGAAGGAACTTTTCGTGGACTTGAGGGCCCAGATGACTTATCTATTCTGGATACCACGGATTGTCTTTCTGGATCGCCCAGACCAGCAGTCGGTGACTTGGAGTCAGTAAATGATATTTTAGATGACCTGGATGCCTTGATGGTGATATCTTCTTTCTTGTCCCTGAAAATACAGAGGATTTGGAATATGACAATTTAAATCAGAGGAGTAAGATTGCTGTTACCAGAAAATATGGGCTATTGTGTCAATTTAGACTTGTGGTCTTTTTGTGGCTCTAGCAGGAAAATTGAACACAGTAAGAATCAGAGTGTGGTGAAAACTATGAGTCAGGTTACAGTGTTGAACTCGTgttgaatgctttttctttttctttttcttaattttgctgTTTCAACCACAGTGGATAACCATATAGTCTATATATGCAATGACACAAACTTGTTTCAAATCTACtgttgagagggagagagagaatttatCTAATCCAGAAATTATAGTTTTTACAAAAAAGCCACAAGTTGATATGCAACTGAGGCACAAATGTCACAACTTGTCACATAAAAATGTCTTAGACCAAATTCATTGTTTTCCTATCATATTTACACCATCAAGGTTTGTAACCATACATATTAATCCTCACATGCTAACTCTAAAACTGAAGGAATAGAACAGTGGTATATTTCAGTCACcagtccttggattgggaaaTTTTTAGAGACCCAGTATACCAAGTGCCAGCCTAGTCCTCCTATATTAAAGCCAGGGACTAGAATCACTGAACACAGTTGAAAATTTTTCATGTTATTACATCTCAAAATGATAGATTATCCAAAATGTGTTACTATCTTTGGAATGCAGAGACCCAACTCCTTTTCCCCTGAGATTTTGATTCTGTCTTATTTAGATAGTCATTCCCTCTTTTCATAGACTCAACTTACAATGAAATTAGCAGCCTGGGGCTCAAGTGAACCCTGAATAGGAGGTAGTTTTGGCTAAAGTTGATAATGTACTTGAGATAATTTAAGAGCTTCATTTAAGTGAACGTATCCAGCCCACAAGATGTTGGTAGCTCTTCTGAAGTCTCAAGTTAATGGTAAGTAACAAAACAACAGTGAACCCGCTTACGTGTAAGTGCGCATGCGTGTGCAGGTACAGTTCTTCATGCGCGTGCACACCCACCTCCTCACCTCACCCCTACACCCTGCCACTTTGTGTTTTTAGTTCAAAGGTGTAAGACTTAATGTTGCTGCTTTGGGGACTTCCCCGCTCTCACAGTTATAGAGTATAGTGAAGAACGCGTGCCTCCCCACAACCTTGTACTTTTATTCAAAGGTGTAAGACTTACTTGGCTGCTTTATGGGCTTCCTCGCTATCACAGCTATAGTGAAGCAAGCAGGTACACGTGACCATATAGCCAGTGATAAGGGTACCAATTATAATAATGAGTAGACGTCGCCGTAATTCCTGCAGTTTGGTCTGCTTGAATTCAGCATGTGTAGTTACTGTGAAAGAACATGTATCATCAGAACCTGTGCTTGGGAACCAAGTTGCTTCCATTTTGATGGGGGTTTGTTACTGTAGATCCAAGTCAAATCTCAtcatcaattatttctttaagcATGATAACCACTGTCATTTTCCTCCCTCTATCACCTCCCTAGCCAGCCACAGTCTACAAGCCAAATCTGGGAGCTGTCTTTGGCTAATCAGTATGATTTCCTAGGTTACCCCACATCGTGGCTTGTTCAACCCATTACCTAGGTATTTGAATGTGTGAATGCACTGGAGTGttgatgtgtgtgtgaatgtgtatggtGGGAAAAGGGATGGGACAAGAAAACACAATTCTTGAAACCTACTATGTGTTCAGTACCATGCTAGATTCATTCACATAGAATTTTCTGGTatggctggtgggggaggggcaggggttgGTGGattgggtggggaaggggaatgAAAGGGGACAGTAAGGCTGTACTCTTCATGTTTCTATGTTTGGAATGTTTAcacagaagtaaaactttcaggTGTTGTCCTAGAAATTCTCGAAGACCTACTCATAGTAAAGTAGAATAAACAGCAGATTTCTTACACACAGCTAGCTTGTCTAATTAAGTACTGGAATACATTTAACATAATAGATCATAATTTCTAGGTTTTAAGGTTAGGGACATACCTGCAGTAGCAGATCCATTGCTTTCATTTCTATCTAAACAACTACTTGTCCAAATTGATAAAAGGAGGACATAAATGAAGAGATTCATGTCCAGGACCTTGTTGTCCTGTTTCCTCTCCCAAGGAAACTGCTGGATTTAAAATGGTCAGCTTGTTTTATAATAATGACTTCATAATCATTCTATGTCATATCCTGACAACATAATCTCACCATGGTGACACATGAGCTCCTGGGTACAAATAttatgaaaagaattttaatCCTTTATTTCTCCATGACATCAAATATTCTATCAGATCTGAATCAAAAAGTTTGAGACATTATTAAGCACAGAAGGCAGAGAAAATGAGTTAGCTCTAGATACTGAAgaactatttttctttattaaatgttAAGGAGGCACCTTACAGCCCTATAGTAGTTCTTAATGTGTTTTAGAGGTTAAATCATCCTGGGGTATAAGTTTGTAGGAATTTTTCTTACAAATATTAAGATTTTGAATATCCCTCAAGCTTTTTATTGAGCTGCTTTTAATGGGTacccaagatcatggcatctggtcccatcacttcatgggaagtagatggggaaacaggggaaacagtgtcagactttatttttttgggctccaaaatcactgaagatggtgactgcagccatgaaattaagagacacttactccttggaaggaaagttatgaccaacctagatagcatattcaaaagcagagacattactttgccaacaaaggtctgtctagtcaagtgtatggtttttcctgtggtcatgtatggatgtgagagttggactgtgaagaagcctgagcgccaaagaattgatgcttttgaactatggtgttggagaagactcttgagggtcccttggactgcaaggagttccaaccagtccactctgaaggagatcagccctgggatttctttggagggaatgatgctgaagctgaaactctttgggcacctcatgcgaagagttgactcattggaaaagactctgatgctgggagggattgggggcgggaggagaaggggacgacagaggatgagatggctggatggcatcactgactcaatggacgtgagtctgagtgaactctgggagttggtaatggacagggaggcctggcgtgctgcgattcatggggtcgcgaacagtcggatacgactgagtgactgaactgaactaaagactTTCTGTCTAGTGAGTGACATGATAAGTTCTCCATTTTAGAAACCCTGGCTCTTGTATGGGCACTAGATTGCTGGGGTTAAAGTAATTTAGACAGTTAGAAGGCTGTTATGTAGGTCCACCTGATAGAGCATGGTGGCTTGAAGCAGAGTGGTAAAGATGGAGAGTAATCAATGCATTGGAGGAATCTTTTGATGTGGGTGGGACTTGAGGAAGGGCAGGCCACAGGGCTTGAAGGAGAGAGGTAGCCAGGATGATTCATTGCTTCCAGAAAAGCATGTTGGAGATCTATGTGACAGGAAACTTTGTGTTAAGCATGAGCATTCAGACAGTCACAGTCCCTACCTTGGAACTctaaagagagagacagacacataaaTAACCAATCACTAGGTTatgtaatggggcttccctggtagctcagctggtgaagaatctgcctataatgcaagagaaccaggcttgattcctgggtcaggaagatcccctggagaagggatagctacccattccagtattcttgggctccccaggtggctcagaaggtaaagaatccacctgtaatgtgggagacctgggttcagtccttgggttgggaagatcccctggaggaggacatggaaacccatgccagtattcttgcctggagaatcctcatggacagaggagcctggcgggctgcagtctgtggagtgcagagtcagacatgactgagcaactaagcagcagcacagcagagcacagcacagcacggtgtatataatgggctttccaggcgtcgctagtggtaaagaacccgcctgccagtgtaagagatgtggattcaatccctaggttgggaagatcccctggaggtggggggcacggcaacccaccccagtattcctgtctggagaatcccatggacagagaagtctggcaggctgcagtccacagggtcacacagcgttggacatgactgaagtgacttagcatgcatgcacacagggtGTGTAATGTCATATGCAGGCTGTGATGTCACAGGATACAGTGCCACAAGATCATGCCAAAGGACTATCTCTTCAAAGTGGGGAGTCCTGGAGGAGATGACCCTTGATCTGAggtgggtttttgtgtgtgtgtgtttaatttatttatttatttaaaaattatttaattgaaggatagttactttacaatattgtggtgggttttgccatacatcagcatgaatcagccatgggtgtacatgtgacccccacatcctgaacccccttcccactccatccctctcgGTTGTCCAGAGCACTGGTTTTGAGTGCCGTGCTTGATGCATTggacttgcactggtcatctattttacatatggtaatatacatgtttcttcttttaaaatgtataaatttatttattttaattggaggctaattactttacaatattgtattggttttgccatacactgacatgaatccaccatgggtgtacatgtgttccccatcctggacccccctcccacctccctcctcatcccatccttctgggtcatcccactgcaccagccccaagcaccctgtatcatgcatcaaacctgtactggcgattcatttcacatatgataatatacatgtttcaatgccattttcacaaatcatcccaccctcgccctctgccacagagtccaaaagactgttctgtgcctctgtgtctcttttgctgtctcacatacagggtcatcattaccatctttctaaattccaggcAGCTGCGATGGGCACGCTAAAATGCAGCCGAGAGgaactaccccacgtccgaggtcaagggcagaagccgggaggaccccatgcccgaagggcggtggccaagaggagttaccccacgtccgaggtcatggggggcggccgggaggagataccccatgcccttAAGcgtgaggccaggggcggcgggcaGGAGGAGCTACCCAACCCACCTaagtccgaggccaggggcagcgggcgggctggaggagctaccccacgcccccacgcccgaggccaggggcggtggccgggaggaccaaccccaggcCATGGCTgcccaggcacaggagggcctagaggagctatcccacgttgaaggtcaggaagggtggcggtgaggagatatccctcatccaaggtaaggagcattggctgcactttgctggagctgccgtgaagagataccccacgcccaaggtaagagaaacccaagtaagatggaaggtgttgcaagagggcatcagagggcagacacactgaaaccatactgacagaaaactagtcaatctaatcacattaggaccacagccttgtctaa
The nucleotide sequence above comes from Bos javanicus breed banteng chromosome X, ARS-OSU_banteng_1.0, whole genome shotgun sequence. Encoded proteins:
- the LOC133243234 gene encoding uncharacterized protein CXorf66 homolog; protein product: MNLFIYVLLLSIWTSSCLDRNESNGSATAVTTHAEFKQTKLQELRRRLLIIIIGTLITGYMVTCTCLLHYSCDSEEAHKAAKDKKEDITIKASRSSKISFTDSKSPTAGLGDPERQSVVSRIDKSSGPSSPRKVPSSAEKLVRPSSQKKPSKPSAPKKVLGSPPQEKLHRTRSPKKAHRQAHAHKLVSQVSPSYPEKAIKPTWPPSLQCRVKPTKTPLPYPQNQSFPEQSSVDKLTKRQRYLKLKCPARGTAEILSRPHPVKFCRCYKEKCLVCRAVSEPFITHVSDANKKHVPVTLFSRELKHFYKSYKKKQPKYNTLYGNMSDSDITAYNSDGESDREVIIMCNIKCKEDMFKNSRNN